In Streptomyces nojiriensis, the sequence TCAACGACACCGGGCCCTCGGCGGCGGTGGTGGGGCTGGCCATCTACGTGTGCTGGCGCTATCGGGCTTACCTGACCGGCGCCCTGGTGATCCTGGCGATGATCGGCGAGGTGCTGGTCAAGGACAACCTGGCGGGCAAGGAGCACCTGGCGGCGATCACGGCCGTCATGGCGGTGTGCGTGGTGCGGGCGCGCTGGGGTCCGGTGCGGTCCCGCGTCGCGCTGGGGTCCCACCCTCCGCCGTAGGGGGCGCCGGCGGATGAGGCCGTACCGTATCCGGGTGACGACAGACCTCGGGCGGTTCGCCCCCACCCGGCAGTGGATGCGGGCCCATCCGCTCGCCACCGATGCCGTGCTGGCGTTCGGGGCGTTCGTCGCCATGGTCGTCGGCTCCTTCGCCGATCCGCACGGGCCGCACGGACCCACGTTCGGGACGCGCACCCCGGAGCCGTTCTCGCTGCTGCTGATGCTGCTCGGCGCGGCCGCCCTGGTGTTCCGGCGCCGGCAGCCGCGCGCCGTGCTCGCCGTGACCTGCGGGCTTTCCCTGCTGGAGCTGACCACCGGGGAGCCGCGGGCGCCCGTCGCCATGTGCACGGTGATCGCCCTGTACACCGTGGCCGCCCACACCGACCGGCCGACGACCTGGCGGATCGGGCTGCTCACCATGGCGGGGCTGACCGGTGTGGCCATGCTGGCCGGGCCGCTGCCCTGGTACGCCCAGGAGAACATCGGGATCTTCGCCTGGACCGGGATGGCCGCGGCCGCCGGGGACGCCGTACGCAGCCGGCGGGCCTTCGTCGACGCCATCCGGGAGCGGGCCGAGCGCGCCGAGCGGACCCGGGACGAGGAGGCCCGGCGGCGGGTCGCCGAGGAGCGGCTGCGGATCGCCCGGGACCTGCACGACGTGGTGGCCCATCACATCGCCCTGGTCAACGTGCAGGCGGGAGTGGCCGCGCACGTCATGGACAAGCGCCCGGACCAGGCGAAGGAGGCGCTGGCGCACGTACGGGACGCCAGCCGGTCGGCGCTGAACGAACTGCGGGCCACCGTCGGGCTGCTGCGGCAGTCCGGCGACCCGGAGGCACCGACGGAGCCCGCGCCCGGGCTCGGCGTCCTGGACGAGCTGGTGGACACCTTCCGGCACGCCGGGCTGCCGGTGGAGGTCATCGTCCAGGTGGACGGCGAGCCGGGGGCGCTCCCCGCGGCGGTGGACCTGGCGGCGTACCGGGTGATCCAGGAGGCGCTGACGAACGTGCGCAAGCACGCGGGGCCGGGGGCGAAGGCGGAGGTCAGCGTGGTCCGGGTCGGGCCGTCGGTGGAGGTGACGGTCCTCGACGACGGCGGCGAGGTGGCCGGGCCGGCCCCGGAACCGGCCGATCCGCCGGGCGGCGGCCACGGCCTCCTCGGCATGCGGGAGCGCACCGGCGCACTGGGCGGCACCTGCTTCGCGGGCCCCCGCTACGGCGGCGGCTACCGCGTCCACGCCATCCTCCCCCTCGGCTAGCCGCCCCAGCGTCGGTCCGGACAAACCCGACCTCGGTCCGGCCTCCCAGCCTGTGTCCGGGCACATCCAGCCTGGTCCGGCCATCCCTGCCTGGGGCCGGCACACTCAGCCTCGCCGGCGTTCGAGGCGCGGGGTCTGGGGCGGAGCCCCAGGAAACCCGGCTCCGCCGGGCACCGGGCTCCGCCCGGACCTGCGCCTCGAACGCCGGCGAGGCCGGATACGGCCGGCGAGGCTATTGGCAGACTTGGCGCCACGCGTCCAAGTCGTACCGCTTCTGGAGCGAGCTCAGCTTCGCCGCACGGGCGCGCGGGCACCAGCGGTTCAGTTTGCCCTCGTACTCCACGTGGAACACCGCCTTGCCCGCGTCGATGAACGGCACGTACCGGTCGCACTCCTCGTACTCCATGCACTGCTCGTTCACCGCGAAGTCGAAGTCGCCCACCAGCTCCGGGATCTGGTCCAGGTCGTTCTTCAGGCCGACCGACATGCCCCGCTCGTGCACCATCCGGGCGATCAGGCGGTTGTACTTCAGCTGGTCGTCCGCGGTCAGCGGGAAGCCGGACCGGTTGGCGTAGCCGTCCATGTTGTCGGGCTCCACCGCGTCGAAGCCCTTCACCTTGCACATGTCGAACCGCTTGCCCATCAGCGGTTCCAGTTCCGCCAGGCGCCGGATGTCCAGCCAGCGTTCGCCGTCCCAGCCGTTGCCCTCGCCCAGCAGCGCCTTCGGGAAGGCGGCGGCGTCCGGCCGGAAGTCCTCCCAGGCGCCGGTGGAGATGTAGCAGATGGTCTTGCGGCCGGCCTTCTTCAGGGTCGCCACCTGCTCCTTGGTGGTGTTGAACCCGTCGACGTCGTACACGGCCGCCTTCACCGAGGTGTCGAGCTTCCCGGTGAGCTGCCACTGCCAGCCGACCCCCGGCTTCGGCTGCCAGCGCTGCCCCGGCGGCGGGTCGGGCGACAGCCCGTCACGTTCCGGTTCCGGCTCGGCCGTACACGCCGCGAGCAGCAGCAGGGGCACCGCCAGCAGGAGTGCGATCTTCCTCATCCCGCCGCCTCCAGGACGTACGGCAGGGTCCCCCAGGGGTGCGCGCCGCTGCCCGGGACGGCGCAGTGCACCCCGGCCCCGCGTTCGGCGGCGAGTTCCTCGGCGAGCCGGGCGGCGAGCGCGCCCGGCGGGACGGCGTACACGAGGTGGCAGAACCGCTGGGCGGGATGGTCGGCGGTCCAGGGCGGTGCGGCGGCCGCGTCCCGGTAGGCGTCCCAGGGGCCCTCGAAGGTGACGAGCAGGTCGGCGAGGTCGGCGTAGCCGGGGTGCGGGTGGACCCCGTGGTTGAGGACGAGGGTACGGGCGCCCGCGGCCCGGGCGGCGACCGCGAGCCGCCCGTAGTGCGGGAGCAGCTCCGGGTCGGCGGAGGCCTGGTCGAGGAAGGCCCCGTCGGTGGCGTACCAGTCGCGGTGGCGCAGCAGGTCCTGCACCACCTCGGCGTGCGGGCGCCGCCCGTAGTCGGTGTCGGCGTACCCGAGGACGGGTACCCCGGCCTCGCGCAGCCGTGCGGCGACGACGGCGAACCGTTCGTCGCGGGCGGCGCCCGGTCCGCTGTCGGGGTTGAGGACCACCGAGTGCAGCCGGCCGGCGGAGCGGATGAGCCGCTCCCAGGCTTCCGGCCGGTCGGCGGGATGCTCGTAGAGGGGCACCAGCAGCATGGGGTCCTTCTTTTCGGTCATCGGTGGGCGGTCGCCCGGCCGAGGAGCAGGCAGACCAGGGTGGCCAGTACGGTGGCGGCGGCGCCCGCCACCACCAGCTGGACCGCCCGGGGCTGGCCGAGCCCGGTCAGCAGGGCCAGGCTCTGGGCGACGGCGGCCGAGGAGCAGACCACGGCCGCGGGCCGGACCGCGCCGAAGGACTGCAGGAGCAGCCCGGTCCACATGACGGCCCCGAGCAGCAGCAGGGTCGCGATCCGGACTCCGGTGAGGACCGGGGCGCCGGGCCAGAGCAGGGTGCCGGCCAGCCCCAGGGCCAGCAGGACGGTCAGGTAGACGGCGAGGCACCGGGTCAGGGTGGCGAGCATCCGCCGGTGGAAGGCCCGGGGCGAGCGGGCTCCCTGGAGTCCGGAGAGGGTGCCGCTGCGGAACCGGTGGAGCAGCCATTCGGCCGGGCCCATGCTGAGGGTGAGGGCCACCGCCGAGGGGGCGGCGACCGCCTCGGCGGGGCCTCCGGCGAGGACCTCCCCGAGGGCGGCGTACAGCACGAGCAGGCCGGTGCCGAGGCCGAAGACCCCGTAGGGCACCGAGTCCCCGATCCGGGGTCCGCGGGGTGCGAAGTCCTCCTCGGCGCCGCGCAGCATCTGCCAGCGCACGGGGCCGTGGCCGGGTCGGCGGGCCGCGGAGGCGCGGATCCGGCGCACGGCGGACCGGAGTCCGGCGGCCAGCGGGAGTTCCCGCAGGGCCAGGGTGCAGGCGGCCAGCAGGGACACCACGAGCAGGGTGACCCGGACCGGCACGGGCAGGTCGACGAAGAGCGAGAGCAGTGCTCCGGCGGCCATCGGGGCGAGTGCGGCGAGCAGGACCCGTTCCCGGCCGAGGACCAGCAGGACGGTGGCGGCCCCGACGTAGAAGGCCTGTCCGGCAGCGAAGGCGTAGGAGAACGGGGGCCCGCCGGGCACCGACAGTGCGGCGGCGGTGCCCAGCAGGGCGCCGACGGGGGCTCCGACGAGCAGGGTCCGCCCGGCGGCGCGCCGGTCGCCGAGGCCGAGCCAGGAGTAGGCCCGGTGGGACAGGGTCTGGTCCCAGACCCAGCCGATGAGCGCGCCGGCGAGCAGGGTCAGGGTCCCGGCGGGCAGGCCGAGGCGGTCCTGGGGGCCTTCGAGCAGGGGCGCGCCGAGCAGGTAGGCGAGGCCGGGCAGGGCGAAGATCACCCCGCGGAGCAGGCAGGCGGTGAGGGAGACCTTCCAGGGGTCGGGGGCGGCGCCCGGCTCCGGGAAGGAGCGGGGCACCCGGGCGTAGAGCTCCTCGGCGAGTCCGAAGGAATCGTTCCGGCCGTAGGTGAGCCGGATGTACTCGTCCGTCATGCCGTCGGATTCGAGGATGGCGGCGATCTCGTCGGGGTGGACGGCGGAGGCGATGAACACGTCGAGGCGCTCGGCGAGTTCGTCGATGGGGTCGGCGGCGGCGTCGGCGGCGGTGATGCCGGCGCCGGGGCCGTCGCGGCGGGGCCGGGGGATGGCCGGGAGCGTGTCGGAGCCGGAACCGGGGCCGGAGCCGGGCGGCTTGAGCCAGAGGGATCCGCTCACCACAGGCTCCCGTCGGCAGCGAGTTCGCGGTACCAGGGATCGGCGAGCCGCTGGGTCCATTCGTCGCCCGCGTGGACGGGCAGGACGGGCTGGCCGGCGAGTTCGCGGTAGATGTGCCGGAAGCCGTCCACGGACTGGTGGAGGGTGAACTTCTCCACGACGCGCTTGCGGGACATCCGGCCGAGCTCGGCCCGGCGTTCGTCGTCGCGGAGCAGGGCGAGGGTGGCGCGGGCCATGGTCTCGGGCTCGCGGGGCGGTACGACGAGGCCGGTGTCGCCGACGGCCTCGCGGACTCCGCCGACGTCGGTGGAGACGGTGGTGCGGCCGCAGGACATGGCTTCGATGATGCTGAAGGGGAAGCCCTCGCTGATGGAGGAGAGCATGACGACGCTGCCGGCCGCGTAGGCCTGGGCCACCTGCTCGATGCGGCCCTCGTAGGTGATCCCGTCGGTCACGCCGAGTTCGGCGGCGAGCTTCTCCAGGCGGATCTTGTACTCCTCGCAGCCGGCCGGGACGGGGCCGAAGAGTCGCAGCCGCAGGGCGGGGAGTTCCTCGCGCATGAAGGCGTAGGCCCGGATGAGGGTTTCGAGGTCCTTGATCGGGTCGATGCGGCCGCACCAGCTGAGGGTGGGCACGTCGGGTTCGGGGCCGGCCTCGGGGAAGGCGTGCGGGTCGACGCCGTTGTAGACGGTGCGGATGCGGTCGGACTCGGCGCCTCCGCGCTCTTCCCAGCGGCGGTTGTACTGGTTGCACGGGGTGATCAGGTCGGCCTGCCGGTAGCCCTCGGTGTTGAGCTCGCGGTAGAAGCCGAGCATGAGGGCCTTGACGGGCCAGCGCTGGGCGGCGCTGCGGTAGCCGAGGTAGCGCTCGCGCAGGTAGATGCCGTGCTCGGTGAGCAGGAAGGGGACCCCGTCGAGGTATTTGGCGGCGAGGGCCGGGAGGGTGGCGAGGCCGCTGCTGACGGCGTGCGCGACGCTGTCGGGCGGGATCCGGACGCCGAGCGGGCGCAGCGCGTGTTCCAGCAGGTCGGTGGCGGTGAGCGCGTCGTGGATGGTGGGCTCGGCCTCGGCGGTGACGAGCCCGGGCCGGGTCCATACGTCCATCAGCAGCCGCAGGACCGACTCGGAGCGCAGGGCCGGTGCGAGTTTTCCGGCCCGGGCGAGGACGGCCAGTTCGCGCAGGGCCTCGGAGAAGCTGTGCCGGGCGGGATCGGGTTCGGCGTCGAGCAGGGAGAGCAGGAAGCTCTCGTAGACCTTGGTGAAGTGGCGGTGGGCCCTGCCGCGCAGGGCCGACCGGCGGATGCGGGACGGGAGCGGCCCCCAGAGCGGGAAGGCGGTGTGCCGGTAGACGTTGCGGGGCAGTTCCCAGGTGACCGGCTCTCGTCCGGAGCCGGTCAGGGCTATGACGTTGAAGTCGACCTCCGGCATACCTCGTACCAGTTGGTCGCACCAGGTGCTGACGCCGCCGTGGACGTGCGGATAGGTGCCTTCGGTGAGCATGGTGACGTGACGCCCATGACTCATGCGGTGTGTCCCCCCAGGACGGAAAAGGGGCCGGCGCCCGTGGTTTCGCGGAGCGCCGGCGCTAGGTGGTACTCGTGGTGGCTTGCTCGGCGGTCAGCTGGGCAGCTTGAGCGTGACGGCGCTCTGGAGCGTCTCCGGACCGGCCCAGGCGGAGCGGGTACCGGCGTAGGCGGTGCCGAAGTCGGCGGTGCCGAGCAGCAGCTGCTTCTTGGTGCCGGTGGGGGCGGTCACCGGGGCGACGACCCCGGAGGGCGCCTGGATGGTGACGTCGTTGCCGATGCGGTAGGCGGTGACCTTGCCGTCCGCGAGGGCCTTGTCCCAGACGGCGCGGCGCTGGAACTCGACGCCGGTGTCCTTCATGCTCTGGTTGACGATCGGCGCGCTGGGGGCGTAGAGGGCGCGGTAGGTGTCCAGGACCTGGTTGAGCACCGGGTAGAGGGTCCGGTCCTCGGCGAGGTTGGACTGGTGGACGTAGTGCGGCCGCGGGTCGTTGGCCAGGACGTGGCGCAGGGCGGTGCGGGCCTCGGCCGGGACGATGGCGTCGAGGTAGCCGGTGTTGACGTTCAGCGGGGCCGGCAGGCAGGTGGAGGTCGCCGGGTTGTCCTCGCAGACGCCGCTTCCGCCGTGGGCGCGGCTGGTGTAGATCCAGTTGTACTCGTCGGCCATCTCGGCGTTGGTGCCCGTGTTGTAGTACACGTTCATCGGGTGCCGGGGGACGGTGAGGGCCGCGCCGACCGCTCGCTGCGCCGGTTCGCGGGAGTTGTCGCTGCCCGCCCACTTGACCCCGTTGTCGGCGAGGGCGCCGGCCAGGTTGGGGTTGTCCACGGGCTGCTGCGGTGCGGTCTTGAGGCCGGAGTGCTCACCGGTGACCAGTTCGGTCCGGTCGGTGGTGATGCCCTTGGTGGCGGCCCAGTTGTTGTTGTCGCGGATCTGGGCGGAGATCTCTGCGCGGCTCATGTACTGGATCGCGCCGGCGGCGTTCTTCGTGCAGGTCCACGGGGTGACGGCGGTGTTCTGGACGCAGCCGAGGAACGGGTGGGTGTAGGTGTGGTTCATCCAACGGTACTTGGCGCGGTCGGCGACGAGCTGGGCGGTCATCGCGTCGACGCCGCCGTTCTCGGCCTTCCACTCCTCCCCGGCGCCGCCGTTGAAGAGCATGTCGAGCTTGAAGTTCTTCGACGTCTGCCACTGCGCCGCGTACACGGCGTCGGCGGCACTCATCCGGATGGTGCTCTCCTTGCCCTCGCCGCCCGCGCAGGCGTAGTCGCCCGGCGTGCAGTTCAGGTCCTTGTTCCAGCGGGCGTCGGGGGCGAAGACGTCGTCGACGTGGACCGCGAAGTAGTTGCGGCTCTGGCCGAGGTGCACCCCCCGGGTCAGCCAGTCGACGATGCCGCGGGCGAGCAGCCGGAACTGCTGCTGGTACTGGTTGTAGCCGAAGGTGACGACCAGTTCGCTGCGGCCGTCGTGCGTGTATTCGCCGACGAGCGAGGCCCGGCCGGAGCCGACGGGCGCGTCGACGTAGCTGGTGTAGCCGGGGCGCGGCTTGCCCATGAAGCCGAAGCTCTCGGGGACCAGGGCCGAGTTGTCCTCGAAGGCGATCTGGCCGCCGAGGTAGGCGAAGGGGCCGGCCTTTCCGGCGGTGGTGACGGCGGCCCGGGTGCCGTCGAGCTGGCCGCTGTAGCCGCCGTTGTCGGTGTATTCCAGCCCGACGCCGGGGTGGGCCCAGGTGTAGGCGTCAACCTGGCGGATGCCGTACGTCGTCTCGTAGGCGGTGAGGGCGGCCATCTCGGCCGAGCCCTCGCCGAACGGGTTCTCGTTGGGCAGGACGACACCCTGGTACTTGGCGCGCGGACGGCCGTCCACCGTGTCGCTGAGGAAGCCCGCGTTGATGACCGGGCGGCCGCTGCTGCCCAGCTGGACGCGGGTGTAGGGCACCCCCGTGTCGCGGAGTTCCGCGGTGATCGCCTCGACCGAGCTGCCGCCGTCGTCGACGACCAGCACCTTCAGGTCGATGCGCGGCGCCACGGCCGCCTGAGCGGTCGAGGCGGGTACTGCCACGGACACCAGGGCTGCTGCCGCCATCATCGCGGCGACCCTGTTCATCCGATTCTTGTTGACCATATTCGGCCTTTCCCCCCGCAGGCGTCCCTCGACCGGCCCTTGGCGGACAGCCGGGCCTGGGAGGCTCTGTGGAAATCATGCAAAGGAACCCCGCGTCCCCTTGCGAGAGTGGACCGAGTCTTTCGGACCTCGTCAGGTCTACGGGGCAAACCTGGAGCAGAGTCCACAGATGGGTGAACCTGATGGCCTCTTGATCGAACAACTTGCCAAACCTTCGAGTGACGTACGGACGAGCGCCTACGCGTAGGCTCATTTCTGGCGGCCGTCGGGCCCGAATACGATCGCTACGGATGGCCGTCCACCCACTCGGCCCACACACACAAACGGAAGCGAGACTTCACCACCGTGACTGCTCTGACTCTCAGCACTGCCGGCGCGGCGACGCTCCGCGCCGACGCCCTCGTGGTCGGCGTGGCGAAGGGCCCCAAGGGACCGATCGTCGCCGCGGGCGCCGAGGCCGTGGACAAGGCGTACGACGGTAAGCTCGCCGGCGTCCTCGACGCGCTGGGCGCCTCGGGCGCCGAAGGCGAGATCACCAAGCTGCCGGCCCCGGCGGGCCTCAAGGTCCCGGTCGTGCTGGCGGTGGGGCTCGGCTCCGTCCCCGAGAAGGACGAGTCGTTCGACGAGGAGGTGCTGCGCCGCGCCGCCGGCGCCGCCGCCCGCGCGCTGCACGGCAACAAGAAGGCCGCCTTCGCCCTCCCCCTGGAGGACGCCTCGGCCGTCACCGCCGTCGCCGAGGGCGCCCTGCTGGGCGCGTACGCGTTCACCGCCTACCAGGGCGGCGAGAACAAGGTCCGCAAGGACGCCAAGGGCGCGGCCCCGAAGCAGCCGCTCGCCGAGGTGGCGCTGCTGGGCGCCAAGCCCCGCGACAAGGAGCACAAGGCCGCCGTCGAGCGCGCCGCGGTCGTCGCGGCCGAGGTCAACGTCGCCCGCGACCTCGTGAACACCCCGCCGAACGACCTGACCCCCGAGGCCTTCGCCGCGGTCGCCTCCGCGGCCGCGAAGGAGAACGGCGTCAAGGTCCAGGTGCTGGACGAGAAGGCCCTGATCAAGGGCGGCTTCGGCGGCATCATGGGCGTCGGCAAGGGCTCCGAGAACCCGCCGCGCCTGGTGAAGCTCACCTACACGCACCCGAAGGCGGAGAAGACCCTGGCCTTCGTCGGCAAGGGCATCACCTACGACTCGGGCGGCATCTCCCTGAAGCCGGCCGGCCACAACGAGACGATGAAGTGCGACATGGCCGGCGCCGCCGCCGTGTTCGCCTCCGTCGTCGCGGCCGCGAAGCTGGGCCTGAAGGTCAACGTCACCGGCTGGCTGGCGCTCGCCGAGAACATGCCGTCCGGCTCCGCCACCAAGCCCGGTGACGTGCTGCGCATGTACAGCGGCAAGACCGTCGAGGTCCTCAACACGGACGCCGAGGGCCGCCTGGTCCTCGGTGACGCGCTGACCAAGGCCTCCGAGGACAACCCGGACGCGATCGTCGACGTCGCCACCCTGACCGGCGCCATGGTGCTCGCCCTCGGCGACCGCACCTTCGGGATCATGGCCAACGACGACGCCTTCCGCACGTCGATCCACGAGATCGCCGAGGAGGTCGGCGAGTCCTCCTGGCCGATGCCGCTCCCCGCCGAGCTGCGCAAGACCATGGACTCCCCCACCGCCGACATCGCGAACATGGGTGTCCGCATGGGCGGCGGCCTGGTGGCCGGCCTCTTCCTGCAGGAGTTCGTCGGCGAGGGCATCACCTGGGCCCACCTCGACATCGCCGGCCCGGCCTTCCACGAGGGCGCGCCGCACGGCTACACCCCCAAGGGCGGCACCGGCTCCGCCGTCCGCACCCTGGTGCGTCTGGCCGAGCGCACGGCCACGGGCGACCTGGGCTGAATACCACGCGCGATGTGACGTGACGCACCCCGGGCCCGCTCAAGGGCCCGGGGTGCGTCCGTCCGCGCCCGTTCCCGGTACCATCCGCGTCCGTCTCACGGCGAAACCTCAAGGAATCGGTAGGTATCTCCGTAGGTACCTACGCAGTGGTAACCCCCGGTCCGGGCAGATCGCCCGATCACATCGTGGGCCCGGCGTCCCGCGTTCCCCCGACAAATGCGAAGATGGGTTCTCGGCAGGACAGGGCCCCCACCACAGGGCCGAAGAAACAAGCGGCCGTATACCAGCCGCCGCCCGGTCACAGAGGACCGGTGCCCGGCGCACATGCATGGAGGACGTGACGTGGCGAACGACGCCAGCACCGTTTTCGACCTAGTGATCCTCGGCGGTGGCAGTGGCGGTTACGCCGCGGCGCTGCGCGCATCCCAGCTGGGTCTGGACGTTGCCCTGATCGAGAAGAACAAGCTCGGCGGCACCTGCCTGCACAACGGCTGCATCCCCACGAAGGCTCTGCTGCACGCGGGCGAGATCGCGGACCAGGCCCGTGAAGCCGCCCAGTTCGGTGTCAAGACCTCCTTCGAGGGAATCGACATCGCGGGTGTCCACAAGTACAAGGACGAGGTCATCTCGGGCCTGTACAAGGGTCTGCAGGGCCTGGTCGCCTCCCGCAAGGTGACCTACATCGAGGGAGAGGGCCGCCTCTCCTCCCCGACTTCCGTCGACGTGAACGGCCGGCGCATCCAGGGCCGCCACATCCTGCTGGCGACCGGCTCCGTGCCGAAGTCGCTGCCGGGCCTGAACATCGACGGCAACCGC encodes:
- a CDS encoding endo alpha-1,4 polygalactosaminidase, whose product is MRKIALLLAVPLLLLAACTAEPEPERDGLSPDPPPGQRWQPKPGVGWQWQLTGKLDTSVKAAVYDVDGFNTTKEQVATLKKAGRKTICYISTGAWEDFRPDAAAFPKALLGEGNGWDGERWLDIRRLAELEPLMGKRFDMCKVKGFDAVEPDNMDGYANRSGFPLTADDQLKYNRLIARMVHERGMSVGLKNDLDQIPELVGDFDFAVNEQCMEYEECDRYVPFIDAGKAVFHVEYEGKLNRWCPRARAAKLSSLQKRYDLDAWRQVCQ
- a CDS encoding leucyl aminopeptidase encodes the protein MTALTLSTAGAATLRADALVVGVAKGPKGPIVAAGAEAVDKAYDGKLAGVLDALGASGAEGEITKLPAPAGLKVPVVLAVGLGSVPEKDESFDEEVLRRAAGAAARALHGNKKAAFALPLEDASAVTAVAEGALLGAYAFTAYQGGENKVRKDAKGAAPKQPLAEVALLGAKPRDKEHKAAVERAAVVAAEVNVARDLVNTPPNDLTPEAFAAVASAAAKENGVKVQVLDEKALIKGGFGGIMGVGKGSENPPRLVKLTYTHPKAEKTLAFVGKGITYDSGGISLKPAGHNETMKCDMAGAAAVFASVVAAAKLGLKVNVTGWLALAENMPSGSATKPGDVLRMYSGKTVEVLNTDAEGRLVLGDALTKASEDNPDAIVDVATLTGAMVLALGDRTFGIMANDDAFRTSIHEIAEEVGESSWPMPLPAELRKTMDSPTADIANMGVRMGGGLVAGLFLQEFVGEGITWAHLDIAGPAFHEGAPHGYTPKGGTGSAVRTLVRLAERTATGDLG
- the pelF gene encoding GT4 family glycosyltransferase PelF translates to MSHGRHVTMLTEGTYPHVHGGVSTWCDQLVRGMPEVDFNVIALTGSGREPVTWELPRNVYRHTAFPLWGPLPSRIRRSALRGRAHRHFTKVYESFLLSLLDAEPDPARHSFSEALRELAVLARAGKLAPALRSESVLRLLMDVWTRPGLVTAEAEPTIHDALTATDLLEHALRPLGVRIPPDSVAHAVSSGLATLPALAAKYLDGVPFLLTEHGIYLRERYLGYRSAAQRWPVKALMLGFYRELNTEGYRQADLITPCNQYNRRWEERGGAESDRIRTVYNGVDPHAFPEAGPEPDVPTLSWCGRIDPIKDLETLIRAYAFMREELPALRLRLFGPVPAGCEEYKIRLEKLAAELGVTDGITYEGRIEQVAQAYAAGSVVMLSSISEGFPFSIIEAMSCGRTTVSTDVGGVREAVGDTGLVVPPREPETMARATLALLRDDERRAELGRMSRKRVVEKFTLHQSVDGFRHIYRELAGQPVLPVHAGDEWTQRLADPWYRELAADGSLW
- a CDS encoding sensor histidine kinase; this translates as MRPYRIRVTTDLGRFAPTRQWMRAHPLATDAVLAFGAFVAMVVGSFADPHGPHGPTFGTRTPEPFSLLLMLLGAAALVFRRRQPRAVLAVTCGLSLLELTTGEPRAPVAMCTVIALYTVAAHTDRPTTWRIGLLTMAGLTGVAMLAGPLPWYAQENIGIFAWTGMAAAAGDAVRSRRAFVDAIRERAERAERTRDEEARRRVAEERLRIARDLHDVVAHHIALVNVQAGVAAHVMDKRPDQAKEALAHVRDASRSALNELRATVGLLRQSGDPEAPTEPAPGLGVLDELVDTFRHAGLPVEVIVQVDGEPGALPAAVDLAAYRVIQEALTNVRKHAGPGAKAEVSVVRVGPSVEVTVLDDGGEVAGPAPEPADPPGGGHGLLGMRERTGALGGTCFAGPRYGGGYRVHAILPLG
- a CDS encoding spherulation-specific family 4 protein, which translates into the protein MTEKKDPMLLVPLYEHPADRPEAWERLIRSAGRLHSVVLNPDSGPGAARDERFAVVAARLREAGVPVLGYADTDYGRRPHAEVVQDLLRHRDWYATDGAFLDQASADPELLPHYGRLAVAARAAGARTLVLNHGVHPHPGYADLADLLVTFEGPWDAYRDAAAAPPWTADHPAQRFCHLVYAVPPGALAARLAEELAAERGAGVHCAVPGSGAHPWGTLPYVLEAAG